In Polyangium spumosum, the DNA window AGAGATCCTCGCGTACGTACGGGCGCTGAATCGATCCCCGGCCCAGAGCCTCCAGGGCTTGCAGAACTACTCCGCACGATCGCAGCCCACGCAAGTGCGCACCGGGGCCGCATCCGGAGCCGGAAGGAAAAGGGCAGTGGCGCCCCCGGCCGTGTCGCGCAATGGCGCCGGTGGAGCGCCGTCAGGGAGCGTGCTGAACGGACCGGCTGCGAGCGACCGACCGAGAACACCGCCGATCGAGTCGATCAACGTGCGAGACGAGGTCTGTGTCCTCCTTGCCGAGTACCTGCATGGTACCTTGCCGAGCCCCGCCCACGTCATGGCGGCGATTCAGACGAAGAACTGGCCGCCGGAGACGATCCAGGCCGCGCAAGAGCAGGCGCGGCAGGTGCTCCCGCCCGGGTGATGGCCGCTCAGGCACATGACGAGGAGGACGGGCCGAAAGAAAACGCTCCAACTTGCCTTTCGGCCAAGCAACGCGGTAACACCTTCCGCGTGGAGATCTTCATCTACAGCCGCGGCGCTGTCGAGCGGGTTCCGCCGCACGACGTCCCCCACGTGATCGTCTCGATCACGTCGAGCGAGGCGGATCGAGCTCGGATCCCCGAGTCTCCACACTGTCGGGCTCTTCTCCGCCTTGCGTTCGCCGACGCGGACGCGAAGTCGGAGTCCATTCCCGAAGAATCGCTCTTCTCGCGAGCGCACGCCCGCGCCATCTGGGATCTCGTCGATGAGCACCTCCCGCACATCGAACGGCTGGTCGTCCATTGCGATGCTGGAATGTGCCGCTCGCCGGCCGTGGCCGCTGCCGTCGCGAAGGTGCTGACGGGCGATGATACCGAGTACTTTCGTCGATATCGGCCGAATATGCGGGTGTACCGGACGATGCTGGAGACGTATTACGAAGAGAGGGCGGGCGGGGAGGCGTCGTGAGCGTCCAAGCGCTGGGCTACGCGCGTGTCCTGGCAGCTCTAAGTGATTGGTGGTGATGGGCTCCGGAGCCCGTGCTCCGCGCGCACTGGAGGACTCCTCAGCGCCGCACTTAGATCTTGAACCGCTCGTTATACTAACCACCCAAGATGACCACGGTCCCGGGCCGCGGAGGAGGGCGGGGCAGGGGGATCCGCCGAGGAAGTATTCGTGGCCGAAGGCGCGGCGGGCGAGCCGAGGGCCTTGCTCTCGGCGAACTCTTGTTGCGGCGGCGCCGGGTCGTCATGGCAACACGCCGAGAGGAGCGCGAGCCATGTCATGAGAGAGGGCGTGCGCGTCATCCCGTCCTCCGGAGGAAGACCGCAGGACGGAGCGAAGATTCCGGCTTAATCTGGATCCACAGCGAACCCGAGCGCCTCGATCAGCCGAGAACACGCAGGACCTTTCGCCCCCTCGCGGAGCTCCGCGAGCACCCTGACGATGGGCAACGAGATTACCAAAAGCTCCGCCGCGGTGACCGTCTGCGCGTCACGCACCAGCACTCGAGCAGGTGGTTCCAGCTTATCCGTCGAGGCAGGATGTACGAGCAGCGCCCGTCGGGGACATGGATGCCGACCGTGGCCATAGGCATACAGGAACGCCTGGTAGAGATCACCGGTTTCTACGGCACCCGTCCCGAGCAACTTGTACTTGGCATCGATCGGCAGCAGCAAGCGCTCGCCGTCCGTTCTCTCGACGACGATGTCGGGGACTACGTTGGCGTACGTACGACTCTCGTCTCCGTTCCACAGTATAGACCCGTTCGACCGCTGGTAACGGACATGGCATGGGCGCCCGGCCAATAGCTCCTCGACGAGCCGCCACACGAAGCGCTCGAACAGCCGGTTCATGTCCATCATGAAGGCGAAGGAGCTCGTCTCACCGCCACCGATCACGTCGTCGACGCCCAGTCCCTCGAGGATGATGCGCGACACCTCATGGGCGTCTCGATAATGCTCGTTCACGCGGTGGTAGCTCATCCCCTCGAGCAACGTCTTGGAATCTACTCCTTCCGTCGAGCAGACCTCCTTGAATACATCATTTGCATGCCGAACTCGTCGACGGACGTTGGGATGGTCCGCCCGCCGCGCGCACGAGGCGAGCGCCAGCGCGAGAAGTTTGTTCTCCGGGATGTCCTGGTCGCGCTCGTCGAAGCGGCACTCGACACGATCGACACGCCCGTATCGGCGAAGAATCTGGCGATCCACGAGGATCCGACCACGCACTACGCCGAGGTCCTCTTCCCGCTCGACGTAATCCGAGAGGATGCCTCGCCGGATCACGTGCTCGGACGCCTCGGCGAGAAGAAGCGCGAACAGGTCGAACAGGTGCGTGCCAGATGCGTCCAGGGATCCAATACCCGCGGTGCGTCGCAGCGCATCGATGCCCGTCGTGCGCTCGATCATCTCCACGAGTCCGTGATGCCCACCAGCCGCTTTCGGCACGATATGAAGATCAAACTGCTCGAAGCGGACGAGCCCCACCCACGCGAGCGCCCGGACGCGCACCTTGCCTCGCCACACGTCGATCTCGAGGCGCCTGTCCGCCCCCTTCGCGAGCGCGTCGGCGAGATCCCAGTCTGCGCGCGAGAGCTCCACGCCGTCGATCTCGCGTGACTCCCACTCCTTGATGGTCACCACGCAGTGGGGAGCTCGACTCATGCACCGCTCTGCGAGGTCGGCGAGAGCGCGAGCCTCAATGCCTCGATCAGGTCGTCGGCCTTCGACAGGTACTCGTGATTCAGGGTGCGCGCATCAGGGACGAGCTTGTTGCCGATGTACTTCGCCAGCCTGGAATAGTCATCGTAGCAATACTCTTGCAGCAACGGCAGGATGTCCTGACGGAATCGTCGAGCGAACACCTCCGGATCGTCGATCGCCCGATCGCCGTCGAGGAGGTAGGCATGGCCGATCTGCTTCTCCCGCCCCTCGTTTGCCGCGATGCGCCTGTTCAGCTCCTCGAGAAATACATCGAGTGCGAGTCCGTTCACGCTCGTGCCCTGAAGGACCTCGGGCTCCGGCATGCACTCGATGAAGCCGAACCGGCGCCGCAAGGCGGCGTCGAGCAGCTTGATGCTTCGATCGGCCGTGTTCATCGTGCCCAAGATGTAGACATTCGGCGGGATCGCGAAGCTCTCCTTGCTCTGGGGCAGCGTGATGGTGAGGCCCCGCTTGTCTTTTTCCAGCAGCGTGATGAGCTCGCCGAAGACCTTTGCGAGGTTGGCCCGGTTGATCTCGTCGACGAGCACGAGAAACCGCCGGCTCGGCTGTGCCGCGGCGTCGCGGCAGATGCGCTTGAAGACGCCATCTTCGAGCTTCAGGCTGAGCGTTCCGGTCGACGTGGGCGCGGGGCGGAAGCCTTCGATGAAATCCTCGTAGCTGTACGAGGGATGGAACGTCAGGCGAGTCAGCGGAGCGGACCCTGGCTGCTGCTCGGCGAGGCGTGGGGCCGCGAGGCGTCCCTCCTCGGCCCGGAAGCGCTCGGCATCCGCGAGCACGAGGTGCGCGTCGGCCGCGCCGCTGTGCTGCAATAGCCACCACACTGCGAAACGGCGAGCGAGGTAAGTCTTTCCCGTTCCCGGCGGACCATAAAGAATGACTTGCCCCTTGTGCTCCAGCGCTGCGCTGAGCTCAAGGAAAGTGTCGTCCACCCGCGGGGGAGGCATGGTCGTCGGCGGCCCGCCCTGTTTGCTGATGATGGTCGTGTAGAGCGCCGGCGGTATCGGGTCGACCGTCGTCAAGCCCCAGCGCGGCTGCGACGGGATGTCCTTCGCATAACTCGTATCCCATTTGACGCGGACGGTGTGCTTGAACTCGGGGCGCTCCGGTCTCAGCTCGTAGCCCGGCTCGATCACCTGACCGACCGCCAGGACCTTCGACTGCCCCTTGTTCGCGACCACGATATCGCCGGGCTCGAGCTCCATCAACGTCCAGAGCTCTTTGGCTTTTTGCGTCAGCTTGCTCTTGTTCCCGTTATAGAGAGAAGAAAAACGCTCGCTGAAGGCAGCGCGGAAGGACTCTTTCGAATCATACTCACGCAGGTCGCCGACCTCGTCCCAGCCGACGCAGATGTAGCCCCCCTGCAAACACGCCTCCCAGAACTTCGCTTGCTCTCCGGGGGCGATCTTCACGACCATTCGCGACTCCCTCGGGTCGGCCCACGTGTAGAGGAAGCTCCCGATCTCCGTGGTCGTCCAGCCGTCGAAGCGACCTCGTTCGCGCAAGGCTGCGAGCAGCGCTCGATTCAGGCCGACCGTGCGCAGGTTGCCGTCCTCGGCCTCCGGCCGCCCGAGCAGCCGCAGGAAATGGCGCAGGTGCTCCCTGGAGGCGACGTTGAGAATCTCTTCGGGGAAGTAGACGTGCAGCGCCTTGCACCGAAGGGCGGCCCCGCCTTCGAGCGCACCGAGCTCGTCAATGGCTTGCCAATCACCCATCTTCGCCAGCTCGAACGCGCGGA includes these proteins:
- a CDS encoding 5-methylcytosine restriction system specificity protein McrC, yielding MELSRADWDLADALAKGADRRLEIDVWRGKVRVRALAWVGLVRFEQFDLHIVPKAAGGHHGLVEMIERTTGIDALRRTAGIGSLDASGTHLFDLFALLLAEASEHVIRRGILSDYVEREEDLGVVRGRILVDRQILRRYGRVDRVECRFDERDQDIPENKLLALALASCARRADHPNVRRRVRHANDVFKEVCSTEGVDSKTLLEGMSYHRVNEHYRDAHEVSRIILEGLGVDDVIGGGETSSFAFMMDMNRLFERFVWRLVEELLAGRPCHVRYQRSNGSILWNGDESRTYANVVPDIVVERTDGERLLLPIDAKYKLLGTGAVETGDLYQAFLYAYGHGRHPCPRRALLVHPASTDKLEPPARVLVRDAQTVTAAELLVISLPIVRVLAELREGAKGPACSRLIEALGFAVDPD
- a CDS encoding McrB family protein, translating into MEWGTPALGSIRGGNASKHLIYKRKGSLGWYHDEKYRDEEEAWEQVRAAFVRAFELAKMGDWQAIDELGALEGGAALRCKALHVYFPEEILNVASREHLRHFLRLLGRPEAEDGNLRTVGLNRALLAALRERGRFDGWTTTEIGSFLYTWADPRESRMVVKIAPGEQAKFWEACLQGGYICVGWDEVGDLREYDSKESFRAAFSERFSSLYNGNKSKLTQKAKELWTLMELEPGDIVVANKGQSKVLAVGQVIEPGYELRPERPEFKHTVRVKWDTSYAKDIPSQPRWGLTTVDPIPPALYTTIISKQGGPPTTMPPPRVDDTFLELSAALEHKGQVILYGPPGTGKTYLARRFAVWWLLQHSGAADAHLVLADAERFRAEEGRLAAPRLAEQQPGSAPLTRLTFHPSYSYEDFIEGFRPAPTSTGTLSLKLEDGVFKRICRDAAAQPSRRFLVLVDEINRANLAKVFGELITLLEKDKRGLTITLPQSKESFAIPPNVYILGTMNTADRSIKLLDAALRRRFGFIECMPEPEVLQGTSVNGLALDVFLEELNRRIAANEGREKQIGHAYLLDGDRAIDDPEVFARRFRQDILPLLQEYCYDDYSRLAKYIGNKLVPDARTLNHEYLSKADDLIEALRLALSPTSQSGA